In Streptomyces sp. HUAS ZL42, the DNA window CTGCAGGATCACCTGCTTGGCCGTGGTGGCGGCGATACGGCCGAAGCCGGACGGGGTGTCGTCGAACTCGCGGGGCTCCTGGCCCTCCTCGAGGTCCTCGGGGTCCTCCTTCGCCCACACGGTCACATGTCCGGTCTCCCGGTTGAGCTCCACGCGCGCGTGGCGGCGGCTTCCCTCGGTGCGGTGGTAGGCGATGAGGAGGGCCGACTCGATCGCCTCGACCAGCAGGTCGAAGGAGATCTCCTTCTCCCGTACCAAGCCCCGCAGGGCACTCATGTCGATGTCCACGGCTACGCCTCCTCTTCCTTCTTGTCCTTGCGGCTGAATTCGACCTGCACGCGCGCCCTGTCGATCTGCGGGAAGGCGAGTCTGCGGCTGGTGGCCTTGCGGCCCTTGACTCCGGGCACTTCGAGGTCGAGTCCTTCGTCGTCGACCTCGAGGATCCTGGCGACCAGTTCGCCGCCGTCGGTCAGCTGGAACTTCACGAGTCGGTCGACCGCGCGCACGTAGTGCCGGTGTTCCTTCAGGAGGCGCTCGGCGCCCGGGGTGCCCACCTCGAGGGTGTACTCGCCCTGGCCCATCGCGTCCGTCTCGTCGAGCTTCGCCGAGAGCGCACGGCTCACATCGGCGATCTGGTCCAGGTCCGCCCCGGTGTCGGAGTCGACGACGACACGCAGCACCCGCTTGCGTCCGACGGAGTCCACGGCGATCTCCTCGAGATCCAGGCCCTGGGAAGTGACGAGCGGTTCCAGGAGCTCTCGCAGCCTCTCGCTCTGGGTGGTGCTCATCCGGGTGACTCCTCGGCCGCGTGTGCTGTTGTGGGATGGGTCGCGTGTCTGGTCAAAGGGTATCGGGTCGTGGGGTGTGTTGCCGTCCACCTGCGCACGGGTGGTGCCGCTGAGTGGTACCGCAGGAGTGCCCAGGTACGGTGATCACGGGCCCGCCGCCCACTGGTTCCGTACGAGTTCCCCGAGGACGTCTGCCGTGCCGTTCCCCCCACCGCCGCGCACCCCCTCGGGGCCGCGCAGAAGATCCCTGCTCGCCTCGGCCGCCGGGGCCGTCCTGCTGGTGGGCTGCTCTTCCGGTGCCGGGGAGACCGGCGACGGGGAGACCGAGGAGAGCACGAGCGGCAGCCCATCGGTCACCGAGCGGGCACGCGCGCGTGCGGCCCGGGACAGCTCGGCTCTGGTGGAGCGCTACGACGCCGTGCTCGCCGCTCATCCGACGCTGGCGAAGCGGCTGGGGCCGCTCAGGGCGGAGGTCGTGCGGCATGCGGAGGCGTTCGGGGGTGTCCGGCAGTCGTCGACGACGCCGGCTCCGACGGTGTCGACGGCTTCGCCGGACGCCGTGCCGGTGTCCGAGGCGGACGTCCTCGCCGGGCTCGCCGCCGCCGAGCGGGCGCTGGCGGAGCGGCGCACGGTGGAACTCCTTGCCGTGCCGGGCGAGCTGGCGCGGCTGCTGGCCTCCGTCGCGGCGGCCGGGGCGGCGCACGCGTATCTGCTGACGGAGGGGAACCGATGAGCGGGACCGAGAGCGCGGAGCTGGTGGCGCTGCAGGCCGCCCTGGGTGCCGAACACGCGGCCGTGTACGGGTACGGGGTCGTCGGCGGGCGGATCCGGGAGGCGCGGCGCACAGAGGCGCGGGCGGCGTACGACGCGCACCGGGCGCGCCGGGACGCGCTGGCGCGCCAGCTGCGCGACCTGGGCGCGGAGCCCCTCGCCGCGAGCGCGGCGTACGCTCTGCCGTTTTCGGTGCCGGATTCGGCGGCGGCCGTCCGGCTCGCCGCGGAGCTGGAGGAACGCGTGGCCGGGGTCTACTCCGACCTGGTGCGGGCGACGACGGGCGTGCGGCGGCGCGAGGCCGCCGGGGCGCTGCGGGAGGCGGCGGTGCGGGCGGTGCGCTGGCGCGGCGCGAGCGTAGCCTTCCCTGGGCTCGCCGAGCGGGCCGGTACGGCGGCTCCGACGCCGTCGGACACGGCGTCGGCCTCCGTTTCGACTCCGGCTCCTACGACACCGGCGGCGTAACCCGCAGAGGGAAGGGAACGACTCGCGCATGGCTTTCGAACCGCCGCGGCGTCTGGTCAGGGCGCTCGGTGAGACGGCACCGGACGGTGACGACTGGTTGGAGAAGCTGCCGGAGGCGGCCCAACAGGCCGTCGCTCTACGCGAGTTGACCGTCGACCGGGTGCAGATGCCAGGCGGGCGCAGCAGTCTGGTCGTCCTTGTCCGGCGGGCGGACGGGACGCCCGCGGTGCTGAAGCTGGCCCCGCCGCGGGCCCGCCCCGAGAGCGAGCGGGCCGCGCTGGAGCACTGGGACGGCCGGGGCGCCGTACAGCTGCTCGAGCCGGTCACGACCGAGGGCGTGTTGTTGCTGGAGCGGTTGCACCCGGATGTGTCGGTGCGGTCGCTGCCCGAGGCGAAGGCGCTGCTGGAGGCGGCGGGAACCCTGCGCCGGCTGTGGATCGACCCGCCGGCGGAGCACTCCTTCGAGACGGTGGCCGAGCGCACCGGCCGGCAGGCGCAGGCGATGCGGGCGCGTGCGGAGACCGATCCCGAGGTGGCGCCGCTGGTCGGCGTGGCGCTCTCGGCGCGCGAGGAGTTGCTGGCGGCACCGCCCGAACACCGGCTGCTGCACGGCACGTTCCGGCAGAGCAAGGTGCTCGCCGGGGAGCGGATGCCGTGGCTGGCGGTGGGGCCGGATCCGGTGGTCGGCGAGTGCGCCTTCGACCTGGCGCGGCTGGTCCGCGACCGGGTGGAGGACCTGATCGCCTCGCCGTCCGGGGCCGCGACGACCCGGCGGCGGGTGAAGCGTCTCGCGGAGTCGCTGGACGTGGACCAGGAACGGCTGCGGGGCTGGACGCTCTTCCGGGCCGTGGAGTCGGGGGTGCGGGCGCGGCGGGTCGGGCGGGAGCGGGACGCGGAGCTGCTGCTGGAGTTCGCGGAATGGCTGTGAGCGGCCCGGTGGGCAGCTCGCCGTCCAGGTAGCCGACGTCGGCTTGAGCGCCAGGACCGGGCAGTCTGCGGCAGCCCAGCGGGCGCACTTCACGGTCCGGCCGGGGACGGGGGTGCCGCCGACGAGGAGACGGCCCCATTCGTCGGCCGCTGCTTGGTGCCGATCAGGTCGAACATCCCAGCTGCCCCGCCCTGCGTACGGCCGCCGCGAAGGCCGCCGTACGCCGTACGCCGTGCGCCTGGGCGGACCGCTGCCGCGGCCCCGCTCCTTCTTCCCCGGTCGCCATGACCGTCCCCCTCCGTAGGGACGGCCTGTCACGCCCTACGGTCAGGGAAAGGCTTTTGATTGAGGCTTCAATAAATGCTTACGCGGTGAGACGCGCGATCGCCTCGTCCACCGTGAGTTCCTCGCGCTCCCCCGTCTTGCGGTCCTTGAGCTCCAGGACGCCCTCGGCGGAGCGGCGGCCCGCCACCAGGATCTGCGGTACACCGATCAGCTCGGCGTCCGTGAACTTGACGCCGGGGGAGACACCGGCCCGGTCGTCGACCAGGACACGGACGCCGGCGGCCCGCAGCTTCTCGGAGACGTCGAGGGCCAGTTCGGTCTGCAGGGCCTTGCCCGCGGCGACGACGTGCACGTCGGCCGGTGCGACCTCCTTGGACCACACCAGGCCGTGCTCGTCGGCGCTCTGCTCGGCGATGGCGGCGACCGCGCGCGAGACACCGATGCCGTAGGAGCCCATGGTCACGCGGACCGGCTTGCCGTTCTGGCCGAGGACGTCGAGCTTGAGGGCGTCGGTGTACTTGCGGCCCAGCTGGAAGATGTGGCCGATCTCGATGGCGCGGTCGAGCTTGAGACCGGTGCCGCAGTTCGGGCAGGGGTCGCCCTCCTGCACCACCACGACGTCGACGTACTCGTCGACCTCGAAGTCACGGCCCGCGACCACGTTCTTCGCGTGCGTGTGCTCCTTGTTGGCGCCCGTGATCCACGCCGTGCCCGGCGCCACGCGCGGGTCGGCGATGTACTTGAGCTTCTCCCGCCCCTGCGGGCCCACGTAGCCCCGGACCAGGTCCGGACGGCCCACGAAGTCCTCGGCGGTGACGAGTTCCACGACGGCCGGGGCGAAGTGCGCCTCGACCTTGCCCATGTCGACCTCGCGGTCGCCGGGGACGCCCACGGCCACGATCTCGCCGTCGACCTTCACGAGCAGGTTCTTCAGGGTGGCGGAGGCCGGGACGCCGAGGTGGGCGGCGAGGGTCTCGATGGTCGGGGTGTCCGGGGTCGGGATCTCTTCGAGAGCGGCCACACCCTCGGCGTCCGCCGGCTTCAGCTCGTACGTGATCGCCTCGGTGTTCGCCGCGAAGTCGCAGTTCGGGCAGTCCGCGAAGGTGTCCTCGCCGGCGCCTGCCGGGGCGAGGAACTCCTCGGACTTGGAGCCGCCCATCGCGCCCGCGGTGGCGGCGCAGATGCGGTAGTCGAGGCCGAGGCGCTCGAAGACGCGCTGGTAGGCCTCGCGGTGCAGGGCGTACGACCGGGCGAGGCCCTCGTCGTCGAGATCGAAGGAGTAGGAGTCCTTCATCAGGAACTCGCGGCCGCGCAGAATGCCGGCGCGGGGGCGGGCCTCGTCACGGAACTTGGTCTGGATCTGGTAGAGGATCACCGGCAGGTCCTTGTAGGAGGACGCCTGGTCCTTCACCAGCAGCGTGAAGATCTCCTCGTGGGTCGGGCCGAGGAGGTAGTCGCCGCCCTTGCGGTCCTTGAGGCGGAAGAGCTCCTGGCCGTACTCGTCCCAGCGGCCGGTCGCCTCGTACGGCTCCCGCGGCAGCAGAGCGGGGAGCGACACCTCCTGGGCGCCGATCGCGTCCATCTCCTCGCGGACGATCCGCTCCACGTTGGCGAGGACCCTCTTGCCGAGCGGCAGCCAGCTCCAGATGCCCGCGGCGGTGCGGCGGACGTATCCCGCGCGGACGAGCAGCTTGTGGCTGAGGACCTCGGCGTCCGCCGGGTCGTCGCGCAGCGTCTTCGCCATCAACTGGGACATGCGCTGGACCGGTGCGTTGGCCATGGTTCCACTACTCCTGCTGCGTAAGGGTGATGCCAAGGAGGTTAGCCGGGCGGTCCATCCCGGTGGAAATCGGTTAGGGCCTGTCCGGCGGATCAGGTCGCAGGGAAGCAGCGGCATCTGATCAGTGCCGGTGAGCGTGCCACGCCCCGCGTCTGCGGCAGGATCCGCCGGGCAGGCCCTAACGGCGCAGCGGGAGGTCGGCTCCCATCACGGCGTACGGCTTCGGGGCGCTGGGGAAGAGGACCTGTCGGGCCAGGTCCTGGTAGCCGAGGGAGCGGTAGAGGCCGCGGGCCGGGCTCTCCGTGTCGATCGCGGAGAGGATCGAGCGGGGTTCGGCGGCGGCGTCCGTGATGGTGGTGATCAGGGCGCGGCCGATGCCGCGGTTCTGGTGGTGCGGGTGGACGTGCAGCTCGGTGATCACGAAGGAGTCGTCGAGCCAGTGGTCGTGCCCCTGGGCACGGAGGTACGGCTCCACGACGGTGGACCACCAGTGGGTGCGGTCGTTGGGCATGCCGTACACGAAGCCGACCAGACGGCCTCCCGCGGTGGCGCCGAGTGCTCTCGCCCCGGGGTAGGTCATGTGACGCAGGACGATCTGGCGGCGTACGGCGACCTCGTCGGGGCCGAGGCCGAAGGCGATGGCCTGCACGGCGAGGGCCTCGTCGACGTGCGCGGAGAGGTCGAGCGGGCCGATCACGACGTCTTGGGGGTGGCCGCGGTGGCCGTGACCGGGAAATCGCATGTGGGGAGATTACAGGGGACCACGGGATGCCGGTCGGGTGCGGGCTGTCCGTGGCCCGCTCAGAACAGGACGCTCATGAAAGCGCCGACCTCCTGGAAGCCCACCCGCAGGTACGTCCTCCGCGCCGGCGTATTGAAGTCGTTGACGTACAGGCTGACGACCGGGGCGACGTCCGCCAGGGCGTACCGGAGTACCGCCGCCATGCCGGGGGCCGCGATGCCGCTCCCCCGGTATTCGGGGGCCACCCAGACACCCTGGATCTGGCAGGCCTGGTGCGTCGCAGCGCCGATCTCCGCCTTGAAGACGACCTTGCCGTTCTCGTCGAGGCGGGCGAAGGAGCGGCCGGAGCCGACGAGTTCGGCGACGCGCGCCTGGTACAGCAGTCCGCCGTCTCCGGCGAGTGGGGAGACACCGACCTCCTCGGTGAACATCGCGACGCACGCCGGCATGATCGTCTCCATCTCGTCCTTGCGGATGCGGCGGACGTACGGATCCGGGGCGATGTTCGCGGGCATGCGGTCGGCGACCATGAGGGGCTGGTGTGCGCGGACCTCCCGGGCCGGGCCCCAGTGCGGTTCGAGGAGGCGCCACAGGTCGGCGGTGGGTCCGGCGGGGCCGACGATGGAGGAGCAGCGGCGGCCCGCTCGGCGGGCCCGGTCGGCGAAGGCGCGGACGGCGCGTGGGGTGGCGCAGATCGGTACCAGGTTGGCGCCCGCGTAGCACAGGGACGTCAGCATGCCGTCCTCGTACCAGCCCCACATCTCGCCGCCGAGCCGCCACGGGTCGAGGCCCGCTATCTGCACCCTCGACGTCACGAAGGCGTTGGCGACCGGCTCGCGGTCGAGGACGGCGAGCGCGGCGTCCAGGTCGCTCGGTTCGAGGACCCGGGAGGTGGTCTGGGTCAACACGCGCGGGGCCTCACACTGGGGTCTGCTGATCTCCGCACTGTACCTGCGGAAGCTGAGCGGTGCCGCCCAGTGGAGGCTGCCGTTGCTGTGGAGGCGCCCGGCGCCGGAGTTGCCGTCGATCGGGCTGCCGCCCCTTGGCCACGCCGCCGGGACCGGACGCCTGCGAACTCGGAGCCGGCTGGCTGGATGGCGAGTGACGGTGGTGTGGGGCTGGTCGCGCAGTTCCCCGCGCCCCTTTCGGGGCGCATCACACCGCTCGTCAGTCCGCCACCGAAACCGACGGCTCGCCCGACGCCACCCCGGCCGCCTCCATCTGTTCGGCCAGCTTCATGGCCTCCTCGATGAGGGTCTCCACGATCTTGGATTCGGGGACGGTCTTGATGACCTCGCCCTTGACGAAGATCTGGCCCTTGCCGTTGCCGGAGGCGACGCCGAGGTCGGCCTCGCGGGCCTCGCCGGGGCCGTTCACCACGCAGCCCATGACGGCCACGCGCAGCGGGACCTCCATGCCGGTCAGGCCCGCGGTGACCTCCTCGGCCAGCTTGTAGACGTCGACCTGGGCGCGACCGCAGGACGGGCAGGAGACGATCTCCAGACCGCGCTGCTTGAGGTTGAGCGACTCCAGGATCTGGTTGCCGACCTTGACCTCCTCCACCGGCGGGGCCGACAGGGAGACGCGGATGGTGTCGCCGATGCCCTGGCTCAGCAGCGCGCCGAAGGCCACCGCCGACTTGATCGTGCCCTGGAAGGCGGGCCCGGCCTCCGTCACACCCAGGTGCAGCGGGTAGTCGCACTGGGCCGCGAGCTGGCGGTAGGCCTCGATCATCACGACCGGGTCGTTGTGCTTGACGGAGATCTTGATGTCCCGGAAGTCGTGCTCCTCGAAGAGCGATGCCTCCCACAGGGCCGACTCGACGAGGGCCTCAGGAGTCGCCTTGCCGTACTTCTGGAGCAGCCGCCTGTCCAGCGAGCCCGCGTTCACGCCGATACGGATCGGGGTGCCGTGGTCCTTCGCCGCCTTGGCGATCTCCTTGACCTTGTCGTCGAACTGCTTGATGTTGCCGGGGTTCACCCGGACCGCCGCGCAGCCGGCCTCGATCGCCGCGAAGACGTACTTCGGCTGGAAATGAATGTCCGCGATGACCGGGATCTGCGACTTGCGCGCAATCGTCGCGAGTGCGTCGGCGTCGTCCTGCGTGGGGCAGGCCACGCGGACGATCTGGCAGCCGGAGGCCGTCAGTTCGGCGATCTGCTGGAGCGTCGCACCGATGTCGGACGTACGGGTCGTCGTCATCGACTGCACCGACACGGGGGCGTCGCCGCCGACCGCCACGGACCCGACCTGGATCTGCCGGCTCTTGCGGCGCTCGGCGAGCTTGGTCGGAACGGACGGCATGCCGAGAGAAATCGCAGTCATCTGCTGTGCAACCCCAAGTCGTGGATCAAGGTCCGGTCCCGTCAGCAGCGGGCTCCAGGCTTCGAGATTACGGCACGTGTGCAGGCCCGAGCACATCCCGCTCGTGAAGCCACCGGGTAAACCCACTCAAAGGATGGCGGCCGGACACCCAAGGGTGCCCGGCCGCCACGAACTCCGTATGGCTAGGAGATTCTCACGGGGTTAACCACGTCCGCGATCAGCACCAGGACGGTGAAGCAGATGAAGATCCCGGCGACCACGTAGGCCACCGGCATCAGCTTCGCCACGTCGAACGGACCCGGGTCCGGCCGGCGCAGCACCTTCGCGGTGTTGCGGCGCAGCGACTCCCACAGCGCGCCCGCGATGTGCCCGCCGTCGAGCGGCAGCAGCGGGAGCATGTTGAAGAGGAACAGGGAGAGGTTGAAACCGGCCACCAGCATCAGGGCCATCGCCAGTTGCTGGGTCGGCGGAATGTCCAGGGTGAAGATCTCGCCGCCGACGCGGGCCGCGCCGACCACGCCCATCGGTGAGTCGGGCTCGCGGGGGGCGCCGTCGAAGGCCGCGTTCCACAGGGCCGGGATCTTGCCGGGCAGGCTCGCGATGGAGTCGACGGCCTCTCCGACGCGGTCGCCCATCCAGGTCAGGGAGTCGCCGAAGTCCTGCTTGACGATGCCGGTGGCGGCACTGAAGCCCAGGAAGCCGGCGGTGACGTACTCGCCCTGGACGATCTGGCCGCCGGCGCCCTTCTTGGCGACCTGGTTGCTGGCGATCGTCGCGTGCAGGGTGACCTTCTCGCCGTCGCGGTCGACGACGATCGCCACCTCCTTGCCGGGGGTGGCGCGGATGAGGTCGGAGAGCCGGTTCCAGTCGTCCGTCGTGACTCCGTCGAAGGAGACGATCTTGTCGCCCGCCTTGAGGCCGGCCGCCGCGGCCGGGGAGGGCTTGTCGGTCGACTTGCAGGTGTCGCGGTCCTCGCTCTGGGCGATGACGCACTGCGAGACCGAGCTGACGGTGGTCGTCTGCTGCGAGATGCCGAAGCCCATCAGGACGAGCAGGAACAGCGCCACCGCCAGGATCAGGTTCATGAACGGGCCCGCGAACATCACGATGACCCGCTTCCACGGCTTGCGCGTGTAGAAGAGGCGGGTCTCGTCGCCCGGCCTGAGCTCCTCGAACGCGGCGGAGCGAGCGTCCTCGATCATGCCGCGCCAGGGCGAGGTGGAGCGGGCCGCGATCCGGCCGTCGTCGCCCGGCGGGAACATGCCGATCATGCGGATGTAGCCGCCGAAGGGGATGGCCTTGACGCCGTACTCGGTCTCGCCCTTCTTCCGCGACCAGACGGTCGGGCCGAAGCCCACCATGTACTGGGGCACGCGGATGCCGAAGAGCTTGGCCGTGGAGAGATGCCCCAGCTCGTGCCAGGCGATCGAGATCAGCAGGCCGACCGCGAAGATCACTATGCCGAGGATCATCATCAAGGACGTCATGCACGCGCCTCCGTGGTCGCCGTCTGCGCTGTCAGTTCCCGGGCCCGGGCCCGTGCCCGGGTCTCCGCTTCGAGGACGTCCGACACGGTCAGTGAGGTTCCCGTCACCGGGGTGCCGTGCTCCTCGACCACCCTCGTCACAGTCTCCATGATCCCGTTGAAGGGCAGGGCACCGCCGCGGAACGCCTCCACGCACTCCTCGTTGGCCGCGTTGAACACCGCCGGGGCCGTGCCCCCGAGCTCGCCCACGTGCCGGGCCAGGCCGACGGACGGGAACGCCTCGTTGTCGAGCGGGAAGAACTCCCACGTCGACGCCCTGCTCCAGTCGAAGGCGGGCGCCGCGTCCGGGACGCGCTCCGGCCAGCCCAGGCCGATGGCGATCGGCCCGCGCATGTCGGGGGGCGTCGCCTGGGCAACTGTCGATCCGTCCGTGAACTCAACCATCGAGTGGACATACGACTGCGGGTGCACGACCACCTCAATGCGATCGAAGGGAATGTCGTACAGCAGGTGCGCCTCGATGACCTCCAGCCCCTTGTTGACCAGGGTCGCGGAGTTGATCGTGATCACCGGGCCCATGGCCCAGGTGGGGTGGGCGAGCGCGTCCTCGACCGTGACGCTCGCCAGCTGCTCCTTCGTACGGCCGCGGAAGGGCCCGCCGGATGCGGTGACCACCAGCTTGCGCACGTCGGCCCGTGTCCCGGCCGCCAGCGCCTGGAACAGCGCGGCGTGCTCGGAGTCGACCGGGATGATCTGCCCCGGCTTGGCGAGCGCCTTGACCAGTGGCCCGCCGACGATGAGCGACTCCTTGTTGGCGAGCGCGAGGGTGCGGCCCGCCTCCAGGGCGGCGAGGGTGGGCGCGAGGCCGATGGAGCCCGTGATGCCGTTCAGGACGGTGTGGCAGTCGGAGGCGGCGAGCTGCGTGGCCGCGTCCGGCCCGGCGAGGATCTCGGGGAGCGGCTCGCCCGCGCCGTACTCCGCGGTGAGCGCCTCGCGCAGCGCCGGTACGACGTCCTCGCGGGCGACCGCGACGGTCCCTGCCCGCAGCCGGTGCGCCTGCTCGGCGAGGAGGGCGACCCGTCCGCCGTTGGCGGAGAGCGCGGTGACCCGGAACCGGTCGGGGTTGCGCAGTACGAGGTCGATGGCCTGGGTGCCGATCGAGCCGGTGGAGCCGAGGATCACCACGTCCTTCGGGCCGTCTCCCGCGACGGGGTCGTAGACGAGGTGCGGGTCGGCGAGTGGGGCTGGACTGTCGCTCATCCCTCCATTGTGGCCGCAACGACTGTCCGGGAGGACACGGCGTCCCTCTCCCGGGTGCCCCGGGCCCGTGGGGGTCACCGCCCGGCGACGACCCCCACGGCCCTCCGTCACCGGATCGGGCGGTGGACGTTCTCCCGATCGCTCGGGCCGGGCGTCGCGTCCGCGATCCACGGGCCGTCTCCGGATGGGTCGACGATGCCCTGCTCCAGCCACTCGTACGTGCCCGCCATGACCCCCTTGACCACCTTGCGGTCGAGGTCGTCGGTGTTGGTCCACAGGCGGTTGAAGAGCTCTTCGACGCGGATGCGGGACTGCCGGCAGAAGGCGTCGGCGAGCTGGTAGGCCTCTCGGCCGTGGTCGCCCTGGCTGCGCAGGAGTTCGGCGCGTACGCAGGCCGCGCTCATCGCGAACAGCTCCGCGCCGATGTCGACGACGCGGCCCAGGAAGCCCTGCTTGGTCTCCATGCGGCCCTGCCAGCGGGACATGGCGTAGAACGTGGAGCGGGCGAGCTTGCGGGCGTGCCGTTCGACGTAGCGCAGGTGCACCGAGAGGTCCACTTCGCGCTTGAACTCACCGTAGGAGACGGGGAGTTGACCCGGTCCCGCGACGAGCTTCGGCAGCCACTTGGCGTAGAAGACACCCGCGTTCGCGCCCGCCTTCGCCTTGTCCGAGAGGGACTTCTCGGGGTCGATGAGGTCGCCGGCGACCGACAGGTGGGCGTCGACGGCCTCGCGGGCGATCAGCAGGTGCATGATCTCGGTGGAGCCCTCGAAGATGCGGTTGATGCGCAGGTCGCGCAGGACCTGTTCGGCGGGAACCGCGCGTTCCCCGCGGGCGGCGAGGGAGGCGGCCGTCTCGAAGCCGCGGCCACCGCGGATCTGGACGAGTTCGTCGGCCATGAGCCACCCCATCTCGGAGGCGAAGAGCTTGGCCAGCGCGCCCTCGATGCGGATGTCGTTGCGGTCCTCGTCGGCCATCTGGCTCGACAGGTCCAGTACGGCTTCCAGGGCGAAGGTCGTTGCCGCGATGAAGCTGATCTTCGCCCCGACCGCCTCGTG includes these proteins:
- the rimP gene encoding ribosome maturation factor RimP, whose translation is MSTTQSERLRELLEPLVTSQGLDLEEIAVDSVGRKRVLRVVVDSDTGADLDQIADVSRALSAKLDETDAMGQGEYTLEVGTPGAERLLKEHRHYVRAVDRLVKFQLTDGGELVARILEVDDEGLDLEVPGVKGRKATSRRLAFPQIDRARVQVEFSRKDKKEEEA
- a CDS encoding ferritin-like domain-containing protein; this translates as MSGTESAELVALQAALGAEHAAVYGYGVVGGRIREARRTEARAAYDAHRARRDALARQLRDLGAEPLAASAAYALPFSVPDSAAAVRLAAELEERVAGVYSDLVRATTGVRRREAAGALREAAVRAVRWRGASVAFPGLAERAGTAAPTPSDTASASVSTPAPTTPAA
- a CDS encoding aminoglycoside phosphotransferase family protein, producing the protein MAFEPPRRLVRALGETAPDGDDWLEKLPEAAQQAVALRELTVDRVQMPGGRSSLVVLVRRADGTPAVLKLAPPRARPESERAALEHWDGRGAVQLLEPVTTEGVLLLERLHPDVSVRSLPEAKALLEAAGTLRRLWIDPPAEHSFETVAERTGRQAQAMRARAETDPEVAPLVGVALSAREELLAAPPEHRLLHGTFRQSKVLAGERMPWLAVGPDPVVGECAFDLARLVRDRVEDLIASPSGAATTRRRVKRLAESLDVDQERLRGWTLFRAVESGVRARRVGRERDAELLLEFAEWL
- a CDS encoding proline--tRNA ligase, with translation MANAPVQRMSQLMAKTLRDDPADAEVLSHKLLVRAGYVRRTAAGIWSWLPLGKRVLANVERIVREEMDAIGAQEVSLPALLPREPYEATGRWDEYGQELFRLKDRKGGDYLLGPTHEEIFTLLVKDQASSYKDLPVILYQIQTKFRDEARPRAGILRGREFLMKDSYSFDLDDEGLARSYALHREAYQRVFERLGLDYRICAATAGAMGGSKSEEFLAPAGAGEDTFADCPNCDFAANTEAITYELKPADAEGVAALEEIPTPDTPTIETLAAHLGVPASATLKNLLVKVDGEIVAVGVPGDREVDMGKVEAHFAPAVVELVTAEDFVGRPDLVRGYVGPQGREKLKYIADPRVAPGTAWITGANKEHTHAKNVVAGRDFEVDEYVDVVVVQEGDPCPNCGTGLKLDRAIEIGHIFQLGRKYTDALKLDVLGQNGKPVRVTMGSYGIGVSRAVAAIAEQSADEHGLVWSKEVAPADVHVVAAGKALQTELALDVSEKLRAAGVRVLVDDRAGVSPGVKFTDAELIGVPQILVAGRRSAEGVLELKDRKTGEREELTVDEAIARLTA
- a CDS encoding GNAT family N-acetyltransferase, translated to MRFPGHGHRGHPQDVVIGPLDLSAHVDEALAVQAIAFGLGPDEVAVRRQIVLRHMTYPGARALGATAGGRLVGFVYGMPNDRTHWWSTVVEPYLRAQGHDHWLDDSFVITELHVHPHHQNRGIGRALITTITDAAAEPRSILSAIDTESPARGLYRSLGYQDLARQVLFPSAPKPYAVMGADLPLRR
- a CDS encoding GNAT family N-acetyltransferase produces the protein MLTQTTSRVLEPSDLDAALAVLDREPVANAFVTSRVQIAGLDPWRLGGEMWGWYEDGMLTSLCYAGANLVPICATPRAVRAFADRARRAGRRCSSIVGPAGPTADLWRLLEPHWGPAREVRAHQPLMVADRMPANIAPDPYVRRIRKDEMETIMPACVAMFTEEVGVSPLAGDGGLLYQARVAELVGSGRSFARLDENGKVVFKAEIGAATHQACQIQGVWVAPEYRGSGIAAPGMAAVLRYALADVAPVVSLYVNDFNTPARRTYLRVGFQEVGAFMSVLF
- the ispG gene encoding flavodoxin-dependent (E)-4-hydroxy-3-methylbut-2-enyl-diphosphate synthase encodes the protein MTAISLGMPSVPTKLAERRKSRQIQVGSVAVGGDAPVSVQSMTTTRTSDIGATLQQIAELTASGCQIVRVACPTQDDADALATIARKSQIPVIADIHFQPKYVFAAIEAGCAAVRVNPGNIKQFDDKVKEIAKAAKDHGTPIRIGVNAGSLDRRLLQKYGKATPEALVESALWEASLFEEHDFRDIKISVKHNDPVVMIEAYRQLAAQCDYPLHLGVTEAGPAFQGTIKSAVAFGALLSQGIGDTIRVSLSAPPVEEVKVGNQILESLNLKQRGLEIVSCPSCGRAQVDVYKLAEEVTAGLTGMEVPLRVAVMGCVVNGPGEAREADLGVASGNGKGQIFVKGEVIKTVPESKIVETLIEEAMKLAEQMEAAGVASGEPSVSVAD
- a CDS encoding RIP metalloprotease — its product is MMILGIVIFAVGLLISIAWHELGHLSTAKLFGIRVPQYMVGFGPTVWSRKKGETEYGVKAIPFGGYIRMIGMFPPGDDGRIAARSTSPWRGMIEDARSAAFEELRPGDETRLFYTRKPWKRVIVMFAGPFMNLILAVALFLLVLMGFGISQQTTTVSSVSQCVIAQSEDRDTCKSTDKPSPAAAAGLKAGDKIVSFDGVTTDDWNRLSDLIRATPGKEVAIVVDRDGEKVTLHATIASNQVAKKGAGGQIVQGEYVTAGFLGFSAATGIVKQDFGDSLTWMGDRVGEAVDSIASLPGKIPALWNAAFDGAPREPDSPMGVVGAARVGGEIFTLDIPPTQQLAMALMLVAGFNLSLFLFNMLPLLPLDGGHIAGALWESLRRNTAKVLRRPDPGPFDVAKLMPVAYVVAGIFICFTVLVLIADVVNPVRIS
- the dxr gene encoding 1-deoxy-D-xylulose-5-phosphate reductoisomerase; amino-acid sequence: MSDSPAPLADPHLVYDPVAGDGPKDVVILGSTGSIGTQAIDLVLRNPDRFRVTALSANGGRVALLAEQAHRLRAGTVAVAREDVVPALREALTAEYGAGEPLPEILAGPDAATQLAASDCHTVLNGITGSIGLAPTLAALEAGRTLALANKESLIVGGPLVKALAKPGQIIPVDSEHAALFQALAAGTRADVRKLVVTASGGPFRGRTKEQLASVTVEDALAHPTWAMGPVITINSATLVNKGLEVIEAHLLYDIPFDRIEVVVHPQSYVHSMVEFTDGSTVAQATPPDMRGPIAIGLGWPERVPDAAPAFDWSRASTWEFFPLDNEAFPSVGLARHVGELGGTAPAVFNAANEECVEAFRGGALPFNGIMETVTRVVEEHGTPVTGTSLTVSDVLEAETRARARARELTAQTATTEARA